The nucleotide window GAGCTTGAAGGTAAAGTTCCAAATGAAGAGCCAATGGCAGTATTCAAGAAAGCTCTTGAAAACGTTAAGCCTTCTATCGAAGTTCGTTCACGCCGTGTAGGTGGTGCTACTTACCAAGTACCGGTTGACGTTCGTCCATCTCGTCGTTTGGCTTTGGCTATGCGTTGGTTGGTAGAGTACTCACGTGCTCGTGGCGAAAAAGACTACGCTAAACGCTTGGCTGGTGAGTTCATCGACGCTTACAACAATAGAGGTAACTCTATTAAGAAGAAAGACGATGTTCACCGTATGGCTGAAGCGAACAAGGCTTTCTCTCACTACAATTGGTAATCTGTATTCATGTCAGCTAAAGATCCTAAAGTTGTAGCTGATCTCAAGTATACTCGTAATATCGGCATCATGGCTCACATTGATGCCGGTAAAACGACGACCACCGAACGTATCTTATACTACACTGGAAAAAGTCATAAAATCGGAGAAGTTCATGATGGCCAAGCCACTATGGACTGGATGGTTCAAGAGCAAGAACGTGGTATCACTATCACGTCCGCTGCTACTATGGCGTTCTGGAAAGATCACCGCATCAATATCATCGATACTCCTGGGCATGTTGACTTCACTATTGAAGTTGAACGTTCTTTGCGCGTACTTGACGGTGCAGTTGCAGTTTTTGACGGTGTAAACGGTGTTGAGCCCCAGTCTGAAACTGTCTGGAGACAAGCTGACAAATACAAAGTTCCAAGAATTTGCTTTATCAATAAAATGGACCGCGTAGGTGCAGATTTTGTGATGTCTTTCGGGACAATCAAAGATCGCCTTCTTGCGAATCCAATCCCAGTTCAAGTACCAATCGGTGTTGAAGATACCTTCCGTGGCGTTGTTGATTTGCTAGAAAATCGCGCTTACGTTTGGAGTCAAACAGCAGCCATTGGCGACAGCTTCGAAACTACCGATGTTCCCAATGATATGAAAGAGGAAGTTGCGCGCTTCCGTACTGAAGTCGTTGAGAAGATCGTTGAGTTTGACGATGTCCTCCTTGAGAAATATCTTAACGGAGAAGAAGTGACTGTTGCTGAACTAAAAGCAGCACTTCGTAAAGGAACTCTCGAGCTAAAAGCATTCCCAGTATTCTGTGGCGCTGCTTTTAAAAATAAAGGTATTCAGCCTTTGCTTGATGGAGTTATCGACTATCTTCCGTCACCAATCGAGGTTCCGCCTATCGTGGGACATGATCCTGAAAAACCTGAAAAAGAAATTCCATGCAAAACTGATTTCGATGCTCACGTAGCAGCGCTGGCTTTCAAAATTGCCAATGATCCGTTTTCGGGTTCTTTGACTTACATCCGTGTCTATTCGGGTGTGGTAAAAACAGGCGATCAGCTTTTGAATCCGCGCACTCAGAAGAAAGAGCGCATTCAAAAGCTAGTTAAAATGCATGCAAATGCACGCGAAGAAGTGGCTGATCTTAAAGCCGGTGATATCGGCGCCGTTGTGGGTTTGAAATTCACCGGTACGGGCGATACTCTTTGTGAGACTTCCCATCCAGTAGTTCTTGAGTCTATTACTTTCCCAGAGCCAGTTATTTCTGTAGCTATCGAAGCCAAGTCATCTGCTGATCAAGAGAAGATGTTGCAAGGTTTGGAAAAGCTTCAGAAGGAAGATCCTTCGTGTAAATTAAGAACAGATCCAGAGACTGGGCAAATTCTTCTTTCGGGAATGGGTGAGCTTCATTTGGATATCTTGGTGGACCGCTTGTTGCGTGAACATAAAGTTCAAGCCAATGTTGGTAAGCCACAGGTTTCTTACCGTGAGACTATTACGGGTACGGCTTCGGCAACTCACGTCTATGAGCGTGAAATTGCGGGGGATGCTAACTTCGCATCAGTCTCTTTGACTCTTGAGCCAATTTCTCAAGCAGACCTTATTCAGTTCAATAGCAAAGTTTCAGTGTCTAAAGAATTTACAGCTCCTTTCTTAAAGGCTGTTGAAAGCGGCTTCCGTGAGGCAGCCGAGGTTGGTCCAATAGCGAGCTACTCTATGCTCGGTATTAAGGGGACTTTGAACTCCGTAGAGGTCCGTCCAGAGGCTTCTACTGAAATGGCATTTAAAGCGGCTGCCTCTTTGGCCTTCAGAGATGCCGTAAAGCAAGCGCAAGTAGAGCTTATGGAACCTATCTTTAAGCTTGAAGTGACTTGTCCTGATGAATTTGTAGGCAATATCGTTGGCGATCTAAATTCTCGCCGCGGTAAAATTCTCACTATGAATGTGCGCCAGGGTGGGGGGCAGGTAATTTCTGCAGAGGCCCCTATGGCGTCTCTCTTTGGTTATGCGACGGATATCCGCAGTTTAAGCCAGGGAAGAGCGAGTTTTAGCATGGAATTCTTGGAGTACGCTATCGTTCCTCCAAAGGTGAAAGCTGAAATTCTCCACAAAATTGGAAGATACTAATTATTTAATATTTTCCCTTTGACAAAGATTTTTTAGTTGCGCATACTCGCGCACTCGTGACGTATAAATCTACAAAAAACCCCCCGCGTTTGGTGAAATCACGGCTGCAAGGGCTAATTCGGGGCAAGTTTTCGATGGGATATTTACGTTAGTTTTTAACATATTTGCTAGTAATTACGCTACCTTACAAGAAGAGAAGTGTTATGCAAAGTCAAAAGATTAGAATTCGCCTTAAGGCGTTCGATCACAAGTTGCTTGATCAGTCGACGAAAGAAATCGTTGAGACTGCTCGTCGTACCGGCGCAAAAGTTGCGGGCCCTATCCCCTTGCCAACCCGCATCAATCGCTATACAGTTCTTCGCTCTCCGCACGTTGACAAAAAATCACGTGAGCAGTTCGAGGTGAGAACTCACAAACGTATGCTCGATATTTTGGAACCTACGCAACAAACAGTAGATCAACTTATGAAGTTGGATCTTTCTGCTGGTGTTGACGTTGAAATTAAATTGTCGGCGATCTAGGAGTAAGACGTGAGTGAATCTACAGAAAACACAAATACTTCTGCGCAAGGCCTAAAGCTCAACGGCTTGTTCGCATTTAAAGAGGGAATGGCTACTATCTATAATGATAAAGGTGAAGCTATTCCTGTTACAGTTCTTCGTTATGAGCCTTGGTTTGTTTCTCAAATCAAAACTAATGAAGAAGATGGTTACGAGGCTATTCAGGTAGCTTGCGAGCCTAAAAAAGCTAAAAACTCAAACAAAGCAGAAAAAGGCCACCTTAAAGGTGCTGGTTTTGAAAATGGCGCTAAGTTCGTAAAAGAACTTCGTCAAAATCTTCCAGAAGGTCTTACTGTTGGTGCTCAAGTTTCTATCGATAGCTTGGTAAAAGGTGATGTTGTAAAAATCACTTCTAAGTCTAAAGGTAAAGGCTTTGCTGGTGTTATGAAGCGTTGGAACTTTGCCGGTGGGCCTGGTTCACACGGTTCTAAATTCCACCGTCGTCCGGGTTCTTCTGGTAACAGAACATGGCCGGGTCGTGTAATGCCGGGTAAGAAATTCCCTGGTCACCTAGGTAATGAGACTGTGACTGTGAAAAATGTCGAGATCGTAGACGTTATCCCTGGTGAAAACGTTCTTATGGTTAAGGGTCCAGTTCCAGGTGCTAGAAACACTTTGGTTAAGTTGGTGAGAGAATAGTATGGCAACAGTAAATGTACTAAACTGGAAAAAAGAAAAAGTTGGATCAATTGATTTGGCTGCTGATGTTTTCGAAACTCCTGTTAAAAAGGAAGTTTTGCACACTGTAGTTCAATGGCAATTGGCTAGCCGTCGTGCTGGTACTCATATGACTAAAACAAAAGGTCTTGTGAGCGGTGGCGGTAAGAAGCCATTCAAGCAAAAAGGTACTGGTGGAGCTCGTCAAGGTTCTAGCCGTTCTATCTTGATGCCTGGTGGTGGTACTGCGTTCGGTCCTCAACCTCGCAGCTACGCATTCGTCCTTCCTAAAAAAGTTCGCCGTTTGGGTTTGAGCATGGCTCTTTCTCATTTACAAAAAGAAGGCAAGTTGTTCGTAGTGGACAGCATGAATTCTGAAGGTAAAACAGCAGAATTGAACAAACGTTTGAAAGCGTTCGGTTTGACTAAAGCTGTATTGGTAGATTCAGAAGTGAATAACAAATTCAATCAAGCTTCTAAAAATTTGCCTACATTCAAATACTTCCCAGTTGAAGGTTTGAACGTATTCGATTTGTTGAAGTACGATGCAGCGGTTATCACTAAAGAATCAGTGGCTAAAATCGTTGACCGTTGTTCAATGGAG belongs to Bdellovibrio svalbardensis and includes:
- the rplD gene encoding 50S ribosomal protein L4; the encoded protein is MATVNVLNWKKEKVGSIDLAADVFETPVKKEVLHTVVQWQLASRRAGTHMTKTKGLVSGGGKKPFKQKGTGGARQGSSRSILMPGGGTAFGPQPRSYAFVLPKKVRRLGLSMALSHLQKEGKLFVVDSMNSEGKTAELNKRLKAFGLTKAVLVDSEVNNKFNQASKNLPTFKYFPVEGLNVFDLLKYDAAVITKESVAKIVDRCSMEKA
- the rplC gene encoding 50S ribosomal protein L3, with translation MSESTENTNTSAQGLKLNGLFAFKEGMATIYNDKGEAIPVTVLRYEPWFVSQIKTNEEDGYEAIQVACEPKKAKNSNKAEKGHLKGAGFENGAKFVKELRQNLPEGLTVGAQVSIDSLVKGDVVKITSKSKGKGFAGVMKRWNFAGGPGSHGSKFHRRPGSSGNRTWPGRVMPGKKFPGHLGNETVTVKNVEIVDVIPGENVLMVKGPVPGARNTLVKLVRE
- the rpsJ gene encoding 30S ribosomal protein S10, with the protein product MQSQKIRIRLKAFDHKLLDQSTKEIVETARRTGAKVAGPIPLPTRINRYTVLRSPHVDKKSREQFEVRTHKRMLDILEPTQQTVDQLMKLDLSAGVDVEIKLSAI
- the fusA gene encoding elongation factor G, coding for MSAKDPKVVADLKYTRNIGIMAHIDAGKTTTTERILYYTGKSHKIGEVHDGQATMDWMVQEQERGITITSAATMAFWKDHRINIIDTPGHVDFTIEVERSLRVLDGAVAVFDGVNGVEPQSETVWRQADKYKVPRICFINKMDRVGADFVMSFGTIKDRLLANPIPVQVPIGVEDTFRGVVDLLENRAYVWSQTAAIGDSFETTDVPNDMKEEVARFRTEVVEKIVEFDDVLLEKYLNGEEVTVAELKAALRKGTLELKAFPVFCGAAFKNKGIQPLLDGVIDYLPSPIEVPPIVGHDPEKPEKEIPCKTDFDAHVAALAFKIANDPFSGSLTYIRVYSGVVKTGDQLLNPRTQKKERIQKLVKMHANAREEVADLKAGDIGAVVGLKFTGTGDTLCETSHPVVLESITFPEPVISVAIEAKSSADQEKMLQGLEKLQKEDPSCKLRTDPETGQILLSGMGELHLDILVDRLLREHKVQANVGKPQVSYRETITGTASATHVYEREIAGDANFASVSLTLEPISQADLIQFNSKVSVSKEFTAPFLKAVESGFREAAEVGPIASYSMLGIKGTLNSVEVRPEASTEMAFKAAASLAFRDAVKQAQVELMEPIFKLEVTCPDEFVGNIVGDLNSRRGKILTMNVRQGGGQVISAEAPMASLFGYATDIRSLSQGRASFSMEFLEYAIVPPKVKAEILHKIGRY
- the rpsG gene encoding 30S ribosomal protein S7; translated protein: MSRRKKTFKREVIPDPVFKDLVIAKFINKMMIQGRKATAQKLFYGALAELEGKVPNEEPMAVFKKALENVKPSIEVRSRRVGGATYQVPVDVRPSRRLALAMRWLVEYSRARGEKDYAKRLAGEFIDAYNNRGNSIKKKDDVHRMAEANKAFSHYNW